The window ACCACGATAAGCATAGTGTTGGATGAATGGAAAGCCAAGAAAGATCACGAACGGGACCAAATGGAAAAGGCTAGGTGGTCCAAAATAACCGAAAAGATTAAGTCTTGTAACGACGTGGATGAAGCTCTGGATCTTTTTCAAACAAATTTTGGGGACGTTGACGATATTTCTCCTAATAGCAGTGACGAAGCTTTCTACCACAAAGACAAAGAAAAGGCCCTAAGAGAAAGCGCAGAGTGGCTGGTTGCAAGAGATCCAGTTAAAACCATCTCCATGATTTGCAACATCTTAGACTCTGTCCTTGAACGCAAATACAATTTTCCCGAAGATTATTCTTTGGAATGGCTTAGTGAGTGGATTCCAGATTGGACTCCAGATCTCATCCAGTTGCCGCAGCAAAAAGCAAAGTTACGAGAACTGGTTTTAGTTCAAGCTCTTTACTTGGTTTCCCTTAAAGCCATTAGGGAAAAACTTATTTCCCCTTCCCAAGTATTCTCTATTCTTCAATCTCAACGATGGAGGGTGTTCAAAAGAATTGAACTCAAACTATGCTCTGAGTGCGAAGATTATGAACTCAGAAAAAAAGCGATTTTAGATAAGAAAAATTTTTTTGACTGCTTTCCCGAAAACAGCAATCCCGAAAAATGCCTTTTGCCGGAATACAGAGACCTTCTAAAAGAAAATTTTAAAAATCTCGAAGAAGGTGAGAAGGAAAAAATTCGATTCTGGATGGAAGAGTGGCCCAGGACTGAGCAAGCAATGCAGATGCAAAATTTTCAAAATTTCCGGAAAAAGTGGAAACAGGATCTGGACCGGTGCCAATTGTTTAAGCTCATCGGTGACAAAAAAGCAACTTATAAAAAAGAAAAAAAACTTATTGAGTGTCTTTTTGTTAAAATGCTTCTTGAGGCAAAAAATATAGATCCAGAGATCGAACTACGCTGGGACCCGAAGGGAGAAGAAAAAAAACCTGATGTTACGTTTGAAATAAACGGCCGCCGAGTATGGGTAGAAGTGACCGAGCTATACCCAGACGAGGGAGATCGTGGGAGCCCTGCAAGAAAAGAGGCCGAAACTAGCCTTGCAGCATGGAGCCAGCCTGCTTGGATAGCCACAAATTGGGAGAAGACCCTGCAAGAGGGGGTTAAAGAGAAAATATGCAAGGGTAAAGAGTATTTAATTGATCCGCAAGACGATCTTTGGCTTTTGGTTGTCACATCCATACCACAAATTGAAAAATTGAAGGCTACTATGGTTGCCCTTCACTCCCTGGATCAAGTCAAGCTTTCGGTAGATGATCTGCTGAACGATCCCCGGAGTGATAACCGCTTCGATGAGTTCTACTTCTTTCCAATCGTAAATATCGGTAACGACAATCGACTCTATTCATGGAGCCGAGGCGAGGGGTGGAAGGAACTGCGGGTACAGGTATGGAACGATTTTTTCTCTTAAACTGTGCTGGCCTTGGAAAGAAAGAGGCATAAGGTTGGTTTGCCATCCCTCTTGACCTAGAATCACCACCGGGAACCAACCATTCCACGCTGGCACACTCTGCTCCATCTTTCTAGAATTACGCACGCGAAAGCGAATGAAATTAATTAAAGCAAGTGAATGCTGAAAAGTATCAAATTACGTAAGTAAGTATTCAAGTATGTACAACCGTAGAGTGGCCTGCCCGGAAAAGCATAAAAAGTCAAAATCTGAAAACTATGCTGCTGTCCATCAATCTTCGTTTTCAACTGGAACCTTCCCTTTAATTATCTCCCGGCTCTTGTCTTGGGATATCGCTTCTTTCGTTCCATCAACGATGTCCATGCCTTTCAACGATGAGAAAACGTCAATTTTCCACCAGCTCCTCCTTTTGAAGTTCGGCCATAAGTTGCTTGCTCTGTGTTAAGGCAAAAGTGTTTAACTTTCTTACTTCTGTTACCTAATCGGTAAGTAACAGTATTGAGCAAGGATCAAGCAACGATTCCAAAAAGTGTTTGTGAAGAACTTGAGATTAGCCCGGAGGATGATCTGGAATTCGTGGTAGAGGGCGATTTGTTGAAGAGGAGTCCGTGTCGGAGTTTCGGATTGGCCGAATTTCTGTGCTCCCTCCGGGGAAGCCGTGTACCCTTTTGGGTGAAGGAGGAGGGAGCCAAAAGCTTGGTTGAAAGAAAATCTAGAATTTTCTTTTGAAGACCACCGTAATACTCCGGGTGGGCACAAGCATATTGGTAAATCTTGCATAAGGGCACTAGAGAAGTTATGTAAGCATGTTGAATCCCAAGTCGAGTCGGCCAAGGCCAGTTGGCAATAGCTGGCCGTTCCTCCTTGCACTCAGCTGAGGCAACCCCTGTCTTACAAGGGGTGATGGTCAGACATGGAAAGTGGGGAGGATTACCTTGTCGTCGTGCTCAGCCTATGGGAGTGGGACATCTGGGACGAGACTTGGGCCTTTCGAGTCCTCTAGTAGCTGGCCTTCTTGAATGCCGACTTAGACGATGCTCACCTGCCCCCCCCAGGGCACAAATCAAAATGAGAAGGGTAGAGGGCTTTGGCAGGAATTTCGCCACCCTGTCAGTTCACTGGAAGGAGCCATAGGCTAGGACTTGCCCTCGATGGATGAATACTTCGCATAATGGCTGCCTCTGTTCTACCATGGGGATCCCTTAGAACTTAGAAACAGGGAAGGTAACATCGATCCATGCCTTAGAACGCATCTTGAAAATAGTCTCTGGATCGCTCATTACACCCAATCTTTTCATTTTGAAAGGAGAGATGTAGGAGCATGATGTTTTTCCGCAAAAGCATAAGTACAAGGGCAAGGTTTCAACCTCCTCGATGGAGGTAGGGGCGGACCCTTTTTGAGCTTGTGCCCGCTGGTGAGATATAGTTCCCTAATGAGGCAGGAATCCCTTCCCTTTGGCAAGATAGGAGACCACTCGAAGAAGTAGAAACATTGAAAAATACAACGCTTCCAATTCTTCTAGGGAGTGATTACTCAGCAAGGATAATGCCTTTTTTTTGTGTTGCTGGCTTGCTGCACGATCCACTTCTCTCTTGGCGTTCTTTTTTTGAGAACATTACAGTGAATATAAGTACCCATATAACAGGTCAAGATCGGGATATATAAATGGTTATACCGAAAAAAATAATGTATTCCTTGCTAGTTAACTAGATTAATGATAGGTTCAAGCAGTCATGAAAAAGGGAGAAGAAGCGATTTCATTCCTCAAGAGAAAGATAGCAGAAGCGAACAAGGGGATCCAGTTGTGGATTTTTGACCGTCGGGATCAAGGTAGGGAAATAGTAATTCCAAAACCCATTGCCGAAGAACTGGTGACGGCAGGAAGGCAACAAAAATTTGAATTTTTACAGGTCTTGATTCGTATGTGCAACGACGACAGTAATGTTATTAGGAACTCGAACGTGTTCATTCTCTTGGATGGAGGCATTAGCGATGTGAAAAAAT is drawn from Methylacidiphilum infernorum V4 and contains these coding sequences:
- a CDS encoding DNA-binding protein → MSKEKIIEAAEELLAAGKEVTLEAVWQKTGGSYTTISIVLDEWKAKKDHERDQMEKARWSKITEKIKSCNDVDEALDLFQTNFGDVDDISPNSSDEAFYHKDKEKALRESAEWLVARDPVKTISMICNILDSVLERKYNFPEDYSLEWLSEWIPDWTPDLIQLPQQKAKLRELVLVQALYLVSLKAIREKLISPSQVFSILQSQRWRVFKRIELKLCSECEDYELRKKAILDKKNFFDCFPENSNPEKCLLPEYRDLLKENFKNLEEGEKEKIRFWMEEWPRTEQAMQMQNFQNFRKKWKQDLDRCQLFKLIGDKKATYKKEKKLIECLFVKMLLEAKNIDPEIELRWDPKGEEKKPDVTFEINGRRVWVEVTELYPDEGDRGSPARKEAETSLAAWSQPAWIATNWEKTLQEGVKEKICKGKEYLIDPQDDLWLLVVTSIPQIEKLKATMVALHSLDQVKLSVDDLLNDPRSDNRFDEFYFFPIVNIGNDNRLYSWSRGEGWKELRVQVWNDFFS